CGAACGCAAGCGCTCACGCACCCGTGTAGGGTATGTGGGTGTCTGCGTTCTTGGCGAACGAAAATGCGTTGATGAAGATCGCTAGCTCCTCTGTACGGAAAGTGTCTCCGTGCCCCCGCGCATccagaaggagaggaaggctGTCTCATGCGATGCCTCGTACCAAGTATTCACGTGCACAAACCGATCGAGCAaagtgaaaagaaaaaaaggagacaaACATAGAAATGACCAACGAGAGAACTTACGCTGAAAGCAGCTACAGGCCGACGCGCGCACTGTGGCcctcgtttttcttcttcagctACTTCTGTTCGCACGCGTAagcggcagcatcagcagtgcccccctccccgccgccccccccctctctctctctctctgaagTGAAATGTGAATGTCACGGATGTATGTGGAGCGCTGCACATTTTCTCCCCATCGTCAGATCCACACCTCTTCTGCTTggacaccaccacaacacgCAACATGCACACGCCTCAAATGAAACACTCAGCACCCAAAAGAtcgtgaagaagaaaaggagcaaTGTCCATGACGCAGAACATTGTGCGGCGCATCTTCGGCGACCGCAAGCTGCCAGAGAACTTGTCAAATGAGGAGTATGACAAGTACATGCAGGACAACTTCCCAAAGTGGATGAAGGAGTTCGAGGACAGCGGCTTCCTCGAGAAAACGAAGCTGCCTCCCATcaagagtgaggaggagtTTATCGcaaagctgcaggagcacaAGGACGAGTTGATGGTGATCAAGTACTGGAAGCACGGGTGCATCCCTTGTCTGACGTTTGCGGAAATGTACAAGGAGGCGGCCGAGAGGTGCACCAAGGCGAAAAAGAAGGTTGTGTGGTACAGCGTCGACACCAAGGCGGTGAGCACACGGCAGCTCATCGACTACCAGCTCATCTCCGGCACCCCCACCATTCAAACCTTCACGGGCCGGAAGCAGGTGGGCAACGAAATCAGGGCCGTGAACGCGGAGGAGTTGCTGGAAGAGCTTGACAAGCGCATCCCCAAGCCAGTATTGTAATGAGGTGAGCTGCCGTCTGTGCatgccagcgctgccacgtTCTCGTTGTGCACGGAGGGTGCGAGGATAGGTGTGCAGCGATGGGTCTGTGGCCGTGCCGGCATCTCGCTCTTCCTTGGAGTTCGTGTTCTACTTCTCTTGTCCACGGCTGGTCCGGTCGCAGCTGTCACCGTGTGAGCCAGGTAGcgggtgtgccgctgctgctgctactgagCGCGCCGTCATCACACCTCTTGGCGGAACCATAAAGCGAGCAAAGCAAATATAGCACGTCTTATACATGCAGAAGACGGTGCAAGCGGAGAAGGCTTGTGGtatctccctcctcctctcctcctcatgtACACGTTGCGTCGGGGTCCTGGCACATGGCAGACGCGCGCGACACAGCAAGTGCAAtggccccctccctcccccttctctccgcttCGCCACGGCCCCCTGTGAAAGCAACTCAGCCATTTCTTTTGCAGTcggctctccctctctcccctcgcgTGTTTCGCACACTTCTCTCTCATCCTGCTTCGGCCCCTTCTTGCACGCAGGTGCATGGTGCTCAGGTGTATCTTCTCTCTAAACCGCCGTCCCACCTCGAACCGAGAGCGTTCCTGAAGCACCACCCCCACTGGCTTGTTTGGCACTGCCTCGCACACCACTACGCCGCCCTCCCCTGCCTCTAAGCCTTACCCAAGCATGCGCATACACGCGATTTCACCCATACGCAATTTGGCTATCAGCAGCCCCTAATTCGCCCCTGTCTTGCTTTTTCTCGTGTGAATCGACGCAACGCGCTTCATACCTTCGCTCTTGTTCCTGTTTCTCGCCCTgcgccttcttttcctccgtTGCTTCTACGCCCTGATGACGGAGAACTCCTCAGCGTGCTACCACTCTCCAGTaccccacacagagtgggaATGTCAAGcagctcccccctctctccctatcAATACCAAGCCACTTCAAGCGATGGCAGGGCCACGCACCTATGACGTAGGGAAGCCAGAGCGCTTCCTTGCTACTGACGTCGGCGGGTCATGTCCTTGGATGGCGCTGAGTCGGAGAAGCCTGCGGCAGGGAACACGTTTACACCACCCATGGGATGAACAGAGCGTCGACGTGACACGAGCGTATTTCCTTTGGCCATCGCTGtctactggtgtggggaaCGTGAGCCACCCCGAACAACGCACCAGGTGACGACTGGCATcatgggagcggctgtgaagCGACCTTCAGAGCGGGAGTGGGCTGAGCGTGAGGCAGTGGACGTGTTCTAATGGCAAGGAGTGGGCGTGCTGGAAACAACAAACAAGCGCCTCActccgacacacacacacacacgtacgtacATCCTACACGTGTGCGCAGAGCGCTCTCCTTTTCGATTCGATTTCCTCCTCAGtcacctctccctcagcaCAACCCTCACTTTCACTCATTAATGCATCCGGAGGggctctcctccccttctcccccttccgccTCGCTATGGGTGCGCCCCACAGGCACAGCGGCAAAAAGGGTAATCGAGAAGGAAGCAGCGACACCTTAAGGACTTGAAGGGCGGGCGAAGAacgaagaacaaaaaaaaacgtgtGGTGCCCATCACGCGTGCGCCACACAAAGAGCGCGGCCGTGCTCATatcggtgcagcagctgatgtACCCCCTTTTAGaggtcgctctctctctccacctccttcctctcacGAAAAGGTCTCcctgcttccctccccccttccctcaccaaagaaaaggaagcacGGGGGATGTTTTTCGAGCCGCGCGTTGTTTACGCGTAACACTCATCCATTAACTGTGCTGGCCCGCCTGCCCCACCCCAACATTCCATTTCATTCTTGACTGTGTATGGGTATTCTCACTTATGTTTGTTTTTCGTCTAGTCGTCTTGAAGTGACGGCGTGTGAAGTTGTactgtgccgctgcgtggggagggggagggggagggggagggagggtagTGCTTTGGAAAAGACGCGCACTGCCATTGGTGCGGGGTTggcttcgctttctcttcccctcgaTCTCCGCCTGTCTCGTACGAAGTGCTTGATGTATCGGACTCTGTAGAcgagatgccgccgccgtcgctgttgcgTGGCAGATGCGGGGGAAGTGAGTCCGGTAGTGACAGCCTCAGCGTTGACACCTGCGGTAGCTGCGCCTCTGTCACGCTCGCCATGGTCGAGCCCACCATGACCGATGGGTCCCTTCTCATCTCAGCTCCCAACTCACCAAGCCGATCATGCGTCGAAGCCGACATCCACAGCGCTGTCTTTTCCACCAACACCAGCTTTGctggcggcaacagcaagaCGGCGGTGTCCGCcacggcaacggcagtgTCGGCAGGTCCTGGACGGAGCACAGAGGCCGCCGACCCAAGCGACTTCACCTCTGGCGCCccagcgactgctgcggcgactaCAGTTGTTGTGAACGTGATGCCCGCCATCATTGGGTACTTTAGTTCTTTCTTCGGCAGTGGCATTTGCGCCTTCTACAGTCGCATCTTTCAAGCGAAGGGGTTTTCTCCGTATGAGATTGGCATCCTCATCTCGGCGAACCCTCTACTAAACATGACACTGCTTCCTGTGCTGAGCTACCTGGCCGACAAGTTCCGCTGTCAGACGGCGATGTTGTTTGTGTGCATCGTCATCGCGACCGTGTCCATGTTCGGGTACACCATCTCCGACAGGCGCGTGCCTACCATATCCTGGTTCCTTGTCATGACTGCCTCGCGCGTCTCGCTGAGCCCGCTCCTTGACCAGCGCATTCTAATGATGTTTCCGAAGCAAGAGCGGTCCAATGCATGGAGCTACGTCCGCTCCTACGCAGCCTACGGCTGGGGCATCGGGTCATTTGTCGCGTCACTCGTCTTCCTGTACACTGTTAGCTGGGTGGCTGTGACCATGCAGTACTTACTCGGCCAGATCGGCTTGGCGTACAGCATGGTGGTGATAAAACCCTACGAGCGAACTGAGCGTGTGCCGGTGCACTTTGTAGAGGTGCT
The window above is part of the Leishmania panamensis strain MHOM/PA/94/PSC-1 chromosome 33 sequence genome. Proteins encoded here:
- a CDS encoding hypothetical protein (TriTrypDB/GeneDB-style sysID: LpmP.33.1350), with translation MSMTQNIVRRIFGDRKLPENLSNEEYDKYMQDNFPKWMKEFEDSGFLEKTKLPPIKSEEEFIAKLQEHKDELMVIKYWKHGCIPCLTFAEMYKEAAERCTKAKKKVVWYSVDTKAVSTRQLIDYQLISGTPTIQTFTGRKQVGNEIRAVNAEELLEELDKRIPKPVL
- a CDS encoding membrane transporter, putative (TriTrypDB/GeneDB-style sysID: LpmP.33.1360), encoding MPPPSLLRGRCGGSESGSDSLSVDTCGSCASVTLAMVEPTMTDGSLLISAPNSPSRSCVEADIHSAVFSTNTSFAGGNSKTAVSATATAVSAGPGRSTEAADPSDFTSGAPATAAATTVVVNVMPAIIGYFSSFFGSGICAFYSRIFQAKGFSPYEIGILISANPLLNMTLLPVLSYLADKFRCQTAMLFVCIVIATVSMFGYTISDRRVPTISWFLVMTASRVSLSPLLDQRILMMFPKQERSNAWSYVRSYAAYGWGIGSFVASLVFLYTVSWVAVTMQYLLGQIGLAYSMVVIKPYERTERVPVHFVEVLKVLRTNKRLMLFLFSSTMMGAGYSFIDNFLFLFLGELGGSEVLMGFTVVLTVSTEIPLFQMSARLHQTLTERQMMAIAMSVWSFRVVCYTILTNAWMVLLIEPLHGVTFAFMWLPSMQIVSRAFPPKLSSSATGLLFTLTSGVGPMIGNLIAGTLYASVGPRKMFLSAAVVMMTSLLLYQVLDSILERRGLPVLYEPDAGQAVATDLAVMEIMDHATTQQPRKETTSASAVEDENNGNRRRGATRTISTPRMQMEGPNGGRLKGQQNDVAENDLPP